The proteins below are encoded in one region of Ricinus communis isolate WT05 ecotype wild-type chromosome 6, ASM1957865v1, whole genome shotgun sequence:
- the LOC8272101 gene encoding laccase-12, producing the protein MESLTHIFANHLLASFLGLLLVIASALSSANATPMTHNHEFVIQATSVKRLCKTQNVITVNGMFPGPTLEVNNGDTLVVTVTNRAQYNVTIHWHGIRQMRTGWADGPEFVTQCPIRPGGTYTYRFTIQGQEGTLWWHAHSSWLRATVYGALIIHPKEGSSYPFPKPKRETPIILGEWWNANPIDVLREATRTGGAPNVSDAYTINGQPGDLYNCSSQDTVIVPIDSGETNLLRVINAAMNQPLFFTVANHRLTVVGADASYTKPFTTSVLMLGPGQTTDVLISGDQKPARYYMAARAYQSAQNAQFDNTTTTAILEYKSAPCAAKYCSSNKPIMPPLPAYNDTATVTAFSTSFRSRNKVLVPTEVDENLFFTVGLGLNTCPPNFNKSSQCQGPNGTRFAASMNNVSFQLPSNFSILQAHQLGIPRVFTTDFPASPPLKFDYTGNVSRSLWQAVAGTKVYKLKYGSRVQIVLQDTSIVTSENHPIHLHGYDFYIIAEGFGNFNPQTDTSKFNLVDPPLRNTVGVPVNGWAVIRFVADNPGVWLMHCHLDVHITWGLAMAFLVENGVGVLQSIEAPPEDLPPC; encoded by the exons ATGGAGTCCCTAACCCACATTTTTGCTAATCATCTTTTAGCTTCCTTCTTAGGCCTTCTATTAGTCATTGCTTCTGCATTGTCCTCAGCCAATGCAACACCAATGACTCACAACCATGAGTTTGTT ATTCAAGCAACGTCAGTGAAGAGGCTGTGCAAGACTCAAAATGTCATCACTGTTAATGGGATGTTTCCTGGACCAACACTAGAAGTGAACAATGGAGACACTCTAGTTGTTACTGTTACCAACAGAGCTCAGTACAACGTTACCATCCACTG GCATGGTATCAGGCAAATGAGGACTGGATGGGCAGATGGACCAGAATTTGTAACACAGTGTCCAATTAGGCCAGGAGGGACATACACATACAGGTTTACTATTCAAGGACAAGAAGGAACACTTTGGTGGCACGCTCATAGCTCATGGCTGAGAGCCACTGTTTATGGAGCTTTAATCATTCATCCAAAAGAAGGATCTTCATATCCATTCCCTAAGCCAAAGCGTGAAACACCAATTATTCTTG GTGAATGGTGGAATGCAAATCCCATTGATGTTCTGAGGGAAGCAACAAGAACAGGAGGGGCACCAAATGTTTCTGATGCGTACACCATTAATGGTCAACCTGGTGATCTTTACAACTGTTCTAGCCAAG ATACTGTGATTGTTCCAATAGATTCCGGCGAGACAAACCTTCTCCGAGTCATCAATGCTGCAATGAACCAACCACTTTTCTTTACTGTAGCTAACCACAGGCTCACAGTTGTTGGTGCTGATGCTTCCTACACAAAACCCTTCACCACCAGTGTCCTAATGCTAGGACCTGGACAGACCACAGATGTTTTGATCTCCGGCGACCAGAAACCTGCCCGGTACTATATGGCAGCACGCGCATACCAAAGCGCCCAAAATGCCCAGTTTGACAACACTACTACTACTGCCATTCTTGAGTACAAATCTGCACCTTGTGCTGCCAAATACTGCTCATCAAACAAACCAATTATGCCACCATTACCAGCATATAATGACACAGCAACTGTCACTGCTTTTAGTACCAGCTTCAGGAGTCGTAACAAAGTCTTAGTCCCAACAGAAGTTGATGAAAATCTATTCTTTACAGTTGGTTTAGGACTCAACACTTGCCCCCCAAATTTTAACAAGTCTAGCCAATGTCAAGGGCCTAATGGAACAAGATTCGCAGCAAGCATGAACAATGTGTCATTTCAACTCCCATCAAATTTTTCCATCTTACAAGCTCATCAGTTAGGAATTCCAAGAGTATTTACAACTGATTTCCCTGCCAGCCCACCATTAAAATTCGACTACACAGGTAATGTCAGCCGATCATTATGGCAAGCTGTTGCTGGTACCAAGGTTTATAAACTGAAGTACGGATCAAGAGTGCAGATTGTGCTACAAGATACAAGTATTGTCACATCTGAAAACCACCCAATTCACCTTCACGGATATGATTTCTATATCATTGCTGAAGGCTTTGGAAACTTTAATCCACAGACTGATACTTCTAAATTTAACCTTGTTGATCCACCTCTGAGAAACACAGTTGGAGTACCCGTTAATGGATGGGCAGTCATTAGATTCGTCGCGGATAACCCag GTGTCTGGTTAATGCACTGTCACTTGGATGTTCATATTACATGGGGCTTGGCCATGGCTTTCTTGGTAGAGAATGGAGTTGGTGTATTACAATCTATAGAAGCTCCACCAGAAGATCTGCCTCCATGCTAA